A section of the Streptomyces sp. SLBN-118 genome encodes:
- a CDS encoding BlaI/MecI/CopY family transcriptional regulator — protein MTVQENTTLKAAYAGKVAADLAENTAEQDRIRAEIGTLQAQLAALENDHALLEGVSAALGDTTGGVPAPRKAAKKTAAVAKEEVAKKPVAKNASAKKTMTAKGGAKAANTGADKGPALTELIHAHLSGQSEPRTAREIAKAVADANPGRNVNDNLVRTTTERLVARGRVDRVKQGSTVYYTARPDAAPAASGPAEEAAAAAS, from the coding sequence ATGACCGTGCAGGAGAACACCACCCTCAAGGCCGCGTACGCCGGCAAGGTTGCCGCCGACCTTGCGGAGAACACCGCCGAGCAGGACCGCATCCGTGCGGAGATCGGAACACTGCAAGCCCAACTCGCCGCCCTGGAGAACGATCACGCCCTGCTGGAAGGTGTGAGCGCCGCCCTGGGCGACACCACCGGAGGGGTGCCCGCACCCCGCAAGGCGGCGAAGAAGACCGCTGCAGTTGCGAAGGAGGAGGTCGCGAAGAAGCCAGTTGCGAAGAACGCTTCCGCGAAGAAGACCATGACCGCCAAGGGCGGGGCGAAGGCAGCCAATACCGGTGCGGACAAGGGGCCGGCGCTGACCGAACTGATCCATGCCCACCTCAGTGGTCAGAGCGAGCCGCGCACTGCACGCGAGATCGCGAAGGCTGTCGCCGACGCGAACCCCGGCCGGAACGTCAACGACAACCTCGTGCGCACCACCACCGAGCGTCTGGTGGCCCGAGGCCGCGTCGACCGGGTCAAGCAGGGATCGACCGTCTACTACACGGCCAGGCCTGATGCGGCACCCGCCGCGTCCGGGCCGGCCGAGGAGGCTGCCGCGGCAGCCTCCTGA
- the hemC gene encoding hydroxymethylbilane synthase — protein MSAPELIRIVSRDSPMALAQVERVRTDLAALHPGIRTEVVPVKTTGDKWMGDLSQVEGKGAFTKEVDAALLAGEADLAVHCVKDVPADRPLPAGTVFAAFLKRDDIRDALIHPGGLTLDQLPAGTRIGTSSVRRVAQLAASHPHLDCVPFRGNANRRLDKLAAGEADALLLAVSGLERIGRTDVISEILSPEVMCPPIGAGILALQCREDDTELIDTVSGLGDPDTHRETTAERMFLHVLQGHCNSPIAGYAKAHRNGDLSLRACVFTPDGKTVLNAHEWAGPLDPATLGTSVAVTLLRQGARELIDSIAH, from the coding sequence ATGTCCGCCCCTGAGCTCATCCGTATCGTCTCCCGTGACTCGCCCATGGCCCTGGCCCAAGTTGAGCGCGTGCGCACCGACCTGGCCGCGCTCCACCCCGGCATCCGCACCGAGGTCGTCCCCGTCAAGACGACCGGTGACAAGTGGATGGGCGACCTCTCTCAGGTGGAAGGCAAGGGCGCATTCACCAAGGAGGTCGACGCGGCCCTGCTCGCCGGGGAGGCGGACCTTGCGGTGCACTGCGTCAAGGACGTACCCGCCGACCGGCCCCTGCCCGCCGGCACGGTCTTCGCTGCGTTCCTCAAGCGTGACGACATCCGCGATGCCCTCATCCACCCTGGGGGGCTCACCCTCGATCAGCTCCCGGCCGGGACGAGGATCGGCACCTCCTCCGTCCGACGCGTCGCCCAACTTGCCGCTTCCCACCCCCACCTTGACTGTGTGCCGTTCCGCGGCAACGCCAACCGACGCCTGGACAAGCTCGCCGCCGGCGAAGCCGACGCCCTCCTCCTCGCCGTCTCCGGCCTGGAGCGCATCGGCCGCACCGACGTGATCAGCGAGATCCTTTCACCCGAGGTGATGTGCCCGCCGATCGGCGCAGGCATCCTGGCCCTGCAGTGCCGCGAAGACGACACCGAACTGATCGACACCGTCAGCGGCCTCGGTGACCCCGACACCCACCGCGAGACCACTGCGGAACGCATGTTCCTCCACGTCCTCCAAGGCCACTGCAACAGCCCGATCGCCGGGTACGCCAAGGCTCACCGCAACGGCGACCTCTCCCTGCGGGCCTGCGTCTTCACCCCCGACGGCAAGACCGTCCTCAACGCCCACGAATGGGCCGGACCCCTCGACCCCGCCACCCTGGGCACCTCTGTCGCCGTCACCCTGCTGCGCCAAGGCGCTCGGGAGCTGATCGACTCGATCGCGCACTGA
- a CDS encoding cyclase family protein, giving the protein MTTPAAESPRLSARDFAALYARVRRETGAGGVSRGALDDITPRHVVAAAAEVRSGRTVTMAAQVETEQGPDNPEPSGHVMTGAVRGGIESSGLQFARDRFTMNVHGDADSHLDALCHVIYDGTLHGGVDASSVTQAGATALSVDAARDGIVGRGVLLDIPRLRGVPWLEPGDHVTLDDLTAAENAQRVRVSDGDLLFVRVGHRRRRNEFGAWHAADMRAGLHPSAMEFLADRRVAVLGGDGNNDTAPSSTEGVDFPVHVLAVHAMGLHLLDYLQFEDLVAVCEAVGRWSFLCVIAPLRLPDATGSPVNPIAVF; this is encoded by the coding sequence ATGACCACCCCGGCGGCTGAATCGCCGCGGCTGAGCGCCCGCGACTTCGCCGCACTCTACGCGCGCGTCCGCCGGGAGACCGGCGCCGGCGGTGTCTCGCGCGGTGCCCTGGACGACATCACGCCGCGTCATGTGGTGGCGGCCGCAGCCGAGGTGCGGTCGGGCCGCACGGTGACGATGGCGGCGCAGGTCGAGACGGAGCAGGGACCCGACAATCCTGAACCGTCGGGGCACGTCATGACGGGCGCCGTACGGGGCGGGATTGAATCGAGCGGGCTCCAGTTCGCCAGGGACCGCTTCACGATGAACGTTCACGGCGACGCCGACAGCCATCTCGACGCCCTGTGTCACGTGATCTACGACGGCACGCTGCACGGCGGCGTGGACGCGAGCAGCGTCACGCAGGCCGGGGCCACGGCCCTGTCAGTCGACGCGGCCCGCGACGGGATCGTCGGACGCGGCGTGCTGCTGGACATTCCCCGGCTGCGCGGCGTGCCGTGGCTCGAACCAGGCGATCACGTGACTCTCGACGACCTCACCGCGGCCGAGAATGCGCAGCGCGTCCGGGTGTCCGACGGCGATCTTCTCTTCGTCCGGGTCGGGCACCGCCGCCGCCGCAACGAGTTCGGAGCATGGCACGCGGCTGACATGCGCGCAGGGCTCCATCCCTCCGCGATGGAGTTTCTGGCGGACCGGCGGGTCGCGGTGCTCGGCGGCGATGGGAACAACGACACTGCCCCCAGCTCCACGGAGGGCGTCGACTTCCCCGTCCATGTGCTGGCCGTCCACGCCATGGGCCTCCACCTGCTGGACTACCTGCAGTTCGAAGACCTTGTGGCAGTCTGCGAGGCGGTAGGGCGGTGGTCTTTCCTGTGCGTCATCGCCCCGCTGAGGCTGCCGGACGCCACCGGCTCACCGGTCAACCCGATCGCTGTGTTCTGA
- the rox gene encoding rifampin monooxygenase, which yields MIDVIVVGGGPTGLMLAGELRLHDVHVAVLEKLTEPTTETRGRGLHTRSVEMMDQRGLLDRFLAVSEKFQVGGFFGGIHKPWPNQLDTAHPYGLSTLQPVTERLLNERALELGAEIRRGCEVVGLVQDEDGATVELADGTHLRSRYLVGCDGGRSVVRKLLGVGFPGEPAKVETLLGDMEVAEGQATVAAVVAEVRKTQLRFGTIPNGDGTYRVVVPADRVAEDRAAAPTLEEFKQQLRAVAGTDFGVHSPRRLSRFGDATRQAERYRVGRVLLAGDAAHIHPPTGGQGLNLGVQDAFNLGWKLAAEVNGWAPEGLLDSYHIERHPVGARVLDNTRAQITLLGTDAGATALRELLSKLMDFDEVNRYVTEMITAVGVRYDFGEGHELLGRRMRDVTLKRGRLYELMHGGRGLLLDQTGGLSVAGWDDRVDHVVDVSEELDVPAVLLRPDGHVAWVGEDQQELLSALPLWFGAAVS from the coding sequence ATGATTGACGTGATCGTGGTCGGCGGCGGACCGACCGGCTTGATGCTGGCCGGCGAACTGCGGCTGCACGACGTGCACGTGGCGGTGCTGGAGAAATTGACCGAACCGACCACGGAGACCCGCGGGCGTGGCCTGCACACGCGCAGCGTCGAGATGATGGACCAGCGCGGTCTGCTGGACCGGTTCCTCGCGGTCAGTGAGAAGTTCCAGGTCGGCGGCTTCTTCGGCGGTATCCACAAGCCGTGGCCCAACCAGTTGGACACGGCTCACCCCTACGGCCTGTCGACTCTGCAGCCGGTCACCGAGCGGCTGCTCAACGAGCGGGCGCTCGAACTCGGTGCCGAGATCCGGCGCGGCTGCGAAGTGGTCGGGCTGGTCCAGGACGAGGACGGGGCGACCGTCGAGCTGGCGGACGGCACGCACCTGCGCTCGCGTTACCTCGTCGGGTGCGACGGTGGCCGCAGTGTGGTGCGCAAGCTGCTCGGCGTCGGTTTCCCCGGCGAGCCCGCCAAGGTCGAGACGCTGCTGGGCGACATGGAGGTGGCCGAAGGTCAGGCGACGGTTGCCGCCGTCGTCGCGGAAGTCCGCAAGACCCAACTGCGGTTCGGCACCATCCCCAACGGGGACGGGACGTACCGCGTCGTCGTGCCCGCCGACCGCGTGGCGGAGGACCGGGCGGCCGCGCCGACCCTCGAGGAGTTCAAACAGCAGCTGCGGGCGGTCGCGGGTACCGACTTCGGCGTGCACTCGCCGCGCCGGCTGTCCCGGTTCGGCGACGCCACCCGGCAGGCCGAGCGCTACCGGGTCGGCCGGGTGCTGCTGGCCGGCGACGCGGCGCACATCCACCCGCCGACCGGCGGGCAGGGGCTCAACCTCGGCGTCCAGGACGCGTTCAACCTCGGCTGGAAACTGGCCGCCGAGGTCAACGGCTGGGCACCGGAGGGGCTGCTGGACAGCTACCACATCGAACGGCACCCGGTGGGCGCCCGCGTGCTGGACAACACCCGCGCGCAGATCACGCTGCTGGGGACCGATGCGGGTGCGACCGCGCTGCGGGAGCTGCTCTCGAAGCTGATGGACTTCGATGAGGTGAACCGGTACGTGACCGAGATGATCACCGCGGTCGGGGTCCGCTACGACTTCGGCGAGGGCCACGAACTGCTCGGCCGGCGGATGCGGGACGTGACACTGAAGCGGGGGCGCCTCTACGAGCTGATGCACGGCGGCCGCGGGCTGCTGCTCGACCAGACCGGCGGGCTTTCGGTGGCGGGCTGGGATGATCGGGTCGACCATGTCGTCGACGTCAGCGAGGAGCTGGACGTGCCCGCGGTGCTGCTGCGGCCGGACGGCCACGTGGCGTGGGTTGGCGAAGATCAGCAGGAGCTGCTCAGCGCGCTGCCGCTGTGGTTCGGCGCTGCCGTCAGCTGA
- a CDS encoding iron chaperone: protein MSNTGSKGYEGFTAEERAAMKDHAQELKKASRRSSRADKAAEALRDVLAKIAEMQDSDRIMAERVHAVVTASAPVLEPKLWYGMPAYALDGKVVCFFQSAEKFKARYATLGFSDQAKLDEGTMWATSFALTEVTAELEARIGALVKQAVS, encoded by the coding sequence ATGAGCAACACCGGTAGCAAAGGGTACGAGGGATTCACGGCCGAGGAGCGGGCAGCGATGAAGGACCACGCCCAAGAGCTGAAGAAGGCATCGCGCCGCAGCTCGCGCGCGGACAAGGCGGCGGAGGCGCTGCGGGACGTGCTGGCGAAGATCGCCGAGATGCAGGACTCGGACCGGATCATGGCCGAGCGCGTCCACGCCGTGGTCACGGCCAGCGCTCCGGTCCTCGAGCCTAAGCTCTGGTACGGGATGCCCGCCTACGCATTGGACGGCAAGGTCGTCTGCTTCTTCCAGAGCGCGGAGAAGTTCAAGGCGCGCTACGCGACGCTGGGGTTCAGTGACCAGGCAAAGCTGGACGAGGGGACGATGTGGGCCACCTCTTTCGCCCTGACGGAGGTGACAGCCGAGTTGGAGGCGCGGATTGGTGCGCTCGTAAAGCAGGCAGTGAGCTGA
- a CDS encoding gluconokinase, which produces MGVSGSGKSTVGRLLADRLAVPFVEADEFHSAANRAKMAAGRPLDDEDRRPWLLSLADWIQEATGSGRGGVMACSALKYEYRDLFRRAGAGVLFVHLALNRASAERRIAGRGGHFMPARLADSQYDTLEPLRPDEPGVTLDAAADPQTIVDQASSAVRAIG; this is translated from the coding sequence ATGGGTGTGTCCGGTTCGGGGAAGTCCACGGTGGGGCGGCTGCTCGCGGACCGGCTAGCGGTGCCTTTCGTGGAGGCCGACGAGTTCCACTCGGCGGCGAACCGCGCCAAGATGGCCGCCGGCCGACCGCTCGACGACGAGGACCGCAGGCCGTGGCTCCTGTCCCTCGCCGACTGGATCCAGGAGGCGACGGGCTCCGGCCGGGGCGGGGTGATGGCCTGCTCGGCTCTCAAGTACGAATACCGGGACCTGTTCCGCCGGGCGGGCGCAGGCGTCCTGTTCGTGCACCTTGCGCTCAACCGGGCCTCCGCCGAACGAAGGATCGCCGGACGCGGAGGCCACTTCATGCCGGCCCGGCTGGCCGACTCCCAGTACGACACCCTCGAACCACTGCGGCCCGACGAGCCCGGAGTGACTCTCGACGCGGCGGCCGACCCGCAGACCATCGTCGACCAGGCATCGAGCGCCGTACGGGCGATCGGGTGA
- a CDS encoding GMC oxidoreductase, whose protein sequence is MADEQHYDVIIIGTGAGGGTLAHRLAPTGKRILILERGDYLPRERDNWDSIAVFVKGKYRAREFWYDKHGNEFPPEVNYCVGGNTKFYGAALFRLRPEDFGELRHHDGISPAWPIRYEDLEPYYTQAEQLYLVHGRHGEDPTEGPASGEYPHPPVEHEPRIQQLSDDLEKKGLHPFHLPIGVNLAQDENGRATHDSVCIRCDRVDGFPCLIGAKSDAQVICVDPALEHDNVTMVTGANVRRLETDPTGRTVTRVVAELEDASTQGFSADIVVVACGAVNSASLLLRSANDKHPNGLANSSDVVGRHYMRHNNLALMAVSKEPNPTKFQKTLALHDWYLGSDDWDFPLGGIQMLGKSDADQIHGEAPRWAGAVTPNMPFEMIAHHAVDFWLCGEDLPLPESRVTLFKNGDIHLALDEKNNIAGLKRLQHKLQGMLGHLGMHEHHLLSHSIYLHKGMPIGATAHQAGTVRFGTDPRSSVLDVDCKAHDLDNLYVVDTSFFPSIGAVNPSLTAMANALRVGDRLIERMR, encoded by the coding sequence GTGGCCGACGAGCAGCACTACGACGTCATCATCATCGGTACGGGCGCGGGCGGCGGCACACTCGCCCACCGGCTGGCCCCCACCGGCAAGCGAATCCTGATCCTGGAGCGCGGCGACTACCTGCCCCGCGAGCGGGACAACTGGGACTCCATCGCCGTCTTCGTCAAGGGGAAATACCGCGCACGCGAGTTCTGGTACGACAAGCACGGCAATGAGTTCCCCCCGGAGGTCAACTACTGCGTCGGGGGCAACACCAAGTTCTACGGCGCGGCGCTCTTCCGGCTCCGGCCCGAGGACTTCGGCGAACTGCGCCACCACGACGGCATCTCTCCGGCCTGGCCGATTCGCTATGAGGACCTGGAACCGTACTACACGCAGGCGGAGCAGCTCTACCTCGTACACGGGCGCCACGGCGAGGACCCGACCGAAGGCCCGGCCAGCGGCGAATATCCGCACCCCCCGGTTGAGCACGAGCCGCGTATCCAGCAGCTCAGCGACGACCTGGAAAAGAAGGGGCTCCACCCCTTCCACCTGCCCATCGGCGTGAACCTCGCGCAGGACGAGAACGGCAGAGCAACACACGACAGTGTCTGCATCCGCTGCGACCGCGTGGACGGCTTCCCGTGCCTGATCGGCGCCAAGTCCGACGCCCAGGTGATCTGCGTCGACCCTGCGCTGGAGCACGACAACGTCACGATGGTGACGGGCGCCAATGTCAGGCGCCTGGAGACCGACCCGACCGGACGCACCGTCACCAGAGTCGTTGCCGAGCTCGAGGACGCATCGACGCAGGGATTCAGCGCCGACATCGTGGTGGTCGCCTGCGGCGCCGTCAACTCCGCTTCCCTGCTCCTCCGTTCAGCGAACGACAAACACCCGAACGGCCTGGCCAACAGCTCGGATGTGGTGGGACGCCACTACATGCGGCACAACAACCTGGCGCTGATGGCGGTGTCGAAGGAACCGAACCCCACCAAGTTCCAGAAGACACTGGCACTGCACGACTGGTATCTCGGGTCGGACGACTGGGATTTCCCGCTCGGCGGCATCCAGATGCTGGGCAAGTCGGACGCCGATCAGATCCACGGCGAGGCACCGCGCTGGGCCGGCGCGGTGACCCCGAACATGCCGTTCGAGATGATCGCGCACCATGCCGTCGACTTCTGGCTCTGCGGGGAGGACCTCCCGCTGCCCGAGAGCCGCGTCACCCTCTTCAAGAACGGCGACATCCACCTGGCCCTCGACGAGAAGAACAACATCGCGGGGCTCAAGCGCCTCCAGCACAAGCTCCAGGGGATGCTCGGTCACCTGGGCATGCACGAGCACCACCTGCTGTCGCACAGCATCTACCTTCACAAGGGCATGCCCATCGGCGCCACCGCCCACCAGGCCGGCACCGTCCGGTTCGGCACCGACCCTCGCAGCTCGGTCCTGGATGTCGACTGCAAGGCCCACGACCTCGACAACCTATACGTCGTGGACACGAGCTTCTTCCCCAGCATCGGCGCAGTGAACCCGTCGCTGACCGCGATGGCCAACGCCCTGCGAGTCGGCGACCGTCTCATCGAGCGGATGCGCTGA
- a CDS encoding NAD(P)/FAD-dependent oxidoreductase gives MKTLNDALDIRRRIYQAFEMAESATDARERQQWLTFALVGGGPTGVELAGQIREIAGHTLDREFQTIDSAQARVLLFEGADEVLGAFGPPLARRAARTLHSLGVELHLGTTVTDVDARGLTVKGRDGATTRFEARTVLWTAGVEAPPIAAALARATGATQDRAGRIAVEPDLTVPGHPEIRVTGDAMSLDRLPGLAEVAMQSGAYAGRAVRHAVEGRTKQPKPFKYWDLGSAAYISRGRAVLKAGPLHLSGAIGWFARLFIHLAFLTGYRSRLGAVLSWSVAFATSSRRERAFTSSDAGGHADADAPVGRAPGPQASPPPP, from the coding sequence ATGAAGACCCTGAACGACGCGCTGGACATCCGGCGACGGATCTACCAGGCGTTCGAGATGGCCGAATCGGCCACGGACGCCCGGGAGCGGCAGCAGTGGCTCACCTTTGCGCTCGTCGGTGGCGGGCCGACCGGTGTCGAACTAGCAGGCCAGATCAGGGAGATCGCCGGCCATACGCTCGACCGGGAGTTCCAGACGATCGACTCCGCCCAGGCCCGGGTGCTGCTCTTCGAAGGGGCCGACGAGGTGCTGGGAGCGTTCGGACCTCCGTTGGCCCGCCGCGCGGCCCGAACCCTGCACAGCCTCGGTGTGGAGCTCCACCTGGGCACGACGGTCACCGACGTCGACGCGCGCGGCTTGACGGTGAAGGGCCGTGACGGCGCAACGACGCGGTTCGAGGCACGCACCGTCCTGTGGACAGCCGGGGTCGAGGCGCCGCCCATCGCCGCCGCGCTGGCCCGGGCAACCGGCGCCACGCAGGACCGGGCCGGACGCATTGCCGTCGAACCCGACCTCACCGTCCCCGGCCATCCGGAGATCCGCGTCACGGGCGATGCGATGAGCCTGGACCGGCTGCCGGGCCTGGCCGAGGTCGCCATGCAGTCGGGCGCATACGCAGGCCGGGCCGTGCGCCACGCGGTGGAGGGCAGGACGAAGCAGCCGAAGCCCTTCAAGTACTGGGACCTCGGCAGTGCCGCCTACATCTCGCGTGGCCGGGCAGTCCTCAAGGCGGGACCGCTGCACCTGTCGGGCGCGATCGGCTGGTTCGCCCGGCTTTTCATTCACCTTGCCTTCCTGACTGGATACCGCAGCAGGCTGGGTGCGGTGCTCAGCTGGTCCGTCGCCTTCGCCACCAGCTCGCGGCGTGAGCGCGCCTTCACCTCGTCCGACGCCGGTGGCCATGCCGACGCCGACGCGCCGGTCGGCCGGGCGCCGGGGCCGCAGGCATCCCCACCGCCACCCTGA
- a CDS encoding FAD-dependent oxidoreductase, whose product MHDHVTPRRVVVLGGGFAGLFAARALRRSPVAVTVVDRCAHPSSNRCSTSAPPESCPRVRSPNRSARFCDATTT is encoded by the coding sequence GTGCACGACCATGTGACGCCCCGCCGGGTGGTTGTCCTCGGCGGAGGGTTCGCCGGGTTGTTCGCCGCTCGCGCGCTGCGGCGGTCACCGGTCGCGGTGACCGTGGTCGACCGCTGTGCCCACCCCTCTTCCAACCGCTGCTCTACCAGTGCGCCTCCGGAATCCTGTCCGAGGGTCAGATCGCCCAACCGCTCCGCGCGGTTCTGCGACGCCACCACAACGTGA
- a CDS encoding SDR family oxidoreductase has translation MATGVDESRGTTSAHLLRGQKALVTGANSGIGLATAVALGRAGADVVVNYVVGADEAEKVVAQIKDFGVRAYAHEADVSNEDQVVAMVARMVEEFGTIDILVANAGLQRDSALADMTLAQWQKVIDVNLTGQFLCAREAAKEFMRRGVVEEVSRSAGKIICMSSVHQIIPWAGHVNYASSKGGVGMLMQTLAQELAPHRIRVNAVAPGAIRTPINRDAWSTPEAEADLLQLIPYRRVGDPDDIANAVVAVSSDLLDYVVGTTLYVDGGMTLFPGFATGG, from the coding sequence GTGGCAACTGGAGTCGACGAGAGCCGCGGAACCACATCCGCGCATCTGCTCAGAGGCCAGAAGGCGCTGGTGACCGGCGCCAACTCGGGCATCGGCCTGGCGACTGCCGTTGCCCTGGGCCGAGCCGGAGCGGACGTGGTGGTGAACTACGTCGTCGGCGCGGACGAGGCCGAGAAGGTCGTGGCGCAGATCAAGGACTTCGGGGTCCGGGCGTACGCCCACGAGGCCGACGTGTCCAATGAGGACCAGGTGGTCGCCATGGTCGCCCGGATGGTCGAGGAGTTCGGAACCATCGACATCCTGGTGGCCAACGCCGGCCTCCAGCGGGACTCGGCCCTGGCGGACATGACGCTCGCTCAATGGCAGAAGGTCATCGACGTCAACCTGACCGGACAGTTCCTCTGTGCTCGGGAGGCCGCCAAGGAGTTCATGCGGCGCGGCGTGGTGGAAGAGGTGTCCCGGTCGGCCGGGAAGATCATCTGCATGAGCTCGGTCCACCAGATCATCCCGTGGGCGGGGCACGTGAACTACGCCTCCTCCAAGGGCGGTGTGGGCATGCTGATGCAGACCCTCGCCCAAGAGCTGGCCCCCCATCGGATCAGGGTCAACGCGGTTGCACCCGGCGCGATCCGCACGCCGATCAATCGCGACGCGTGGTCGACCCCCGAGGCCGAGGCCGACCTCCTGCAGCTGATCCCGTACCGCCGTGTGGGTGACCCGGACGACATCGCCAACGCCGTCGTCGCCGTGTCCTCGGACCTGCTCGACTACGTCGTCGGCACCACGCTCTACGTCGACGGTGGGATGACGCTCTTCCCCGGCTTCGCCACCGGAGGCTGA
- a CDS encoding cytochrome P450, which translates to MSAELAAIPRAPGGLPLLGHVLKLRSDPLAFVRSLRETGELVRVDIGTMPIYVATSAPLINDVMVKQGRFFEKGRLFDRVRMLVGNGLATADGQVHRRHRRLIQPIFSKKRLAGYAEVMSARARLLADSWEQGQNIDVHEVMTSFAIETLAATLFSTDIGRPAVEAVRRDLPIILRNMLVRAASPKALDNLPIWKSFNQASASMRQVIDEVVAAARESGQTDRADLLSVLLAARDADTGEALTDEEVRDELVTILFAGSETTASTLSWAFHHIAEHPEVEKQLVAEIDEVVGDRPVTFNDVYKLPRIQRVLDEVIRLHGVVLLMRRTTEPVELGGFHLPAGEEVAFSLYALHRDPTLYPDPDAFDPDRWLPQRRANLPREAVVPFGAGNRKCIGDAFSWTVATIALATILARWQLRAVPGHTPREAFSSMAHPDRVPMVISPRGAA; encoded by the coding sequence GTGTCAGCTGAGTTGGCTGCGATACCCCGCGCTCCGGGCGGCCTGCCGCTTCTCGGTCACGTCCTGAAGTTGCGCAGCGACCCGCTGGCCTTTGTCAGGTCCCTGCGGGAGACCGGCGAGCTGGTCCGCGTCGACATCGGCACGATGCCGATCTACGTGGCCACCAGCGCCCCCCTGATCAACGACGTCATGGTCAAGCAAGGCCGCTTCTTCGAAAAGGGCCGCCTCTTTGACCGCGTCCGCATGCTGGTCGGCAACGGGCTCGCCACGGCCGACGGACAAGTCCACCGCCGCCACCGCCGCCTGATCCAGCCGATCTTCTCCAAGAAACGCCTGGCCGGGTACGCCGAGGTGATGAGCGCCCGCGCCCGCCTGCTGGCCGACTCCTGGGAGCAGGGACAGAACATCGACGTGCACGAGGTCATGACCTCGTTCGCCATCGAGACGCTGGCCGCGACACTGTTCTCCACCGACATCGGACGTCCGGCGGTGGAGGCAGTGCGCCGGGACCTGCCGATCATCCTGAGGAACATGCTGGTCCGGGCGGCATCCCCGAAGGCCCTGGACAACCTGCCGATCTGGAAAAGCTTCAATCAGGCATCAGCGAGCATGCGCCAGGTTATCGACGAAGTGGTCGCGGCTGCCCGCGAGTCGGGGCAGACCGACCGGGCGGACCTGTTGTCGGTGCTGCTCGCCGCACGTGACGCAGACACCGGCGAGGCACTTACCGACGAAGAGGTCCGCGACGAGCTGGTGACGATCCTGTTCGCCGGCAGCGAGACCACTGCCTCCACTCTGTCCTGGGCCTTTCATCACATCGCCGAGCACCCCGAAGTCGAGAAGCAGCTGGTTGCCGAAATCGACGAGGTCGTGGGCGACCGGCCCGTCACATTCAACGACGTGTACAAACTCCCCCGCATCCAGCGGGTCCTCGACGAGGTCATCCGTCTGCACGGGGTTGTGCTGCTCATGCGCCGCACCACCGAGCCAGTCGAACTCGGCGGCTTCCACCTCCCCGCCGGCGAAGAGGTCGCCTTCAGCCTCTACGCACTGCACCGGGACCCGACTCTCTACCCCGACCCGGACGCCTTTGACCCCGACCGGTGGCTGCCGCAACGGCGGGCGAACCTTCCGCGGGAGGCCGTCGTCCCCTTCGGTGCGGGCAACCGTAAATGCATTGGGGACGCTTTCAGCTGGACGGTGGCCACCATCGCACTGGCAACGATCCTCGCCCGCTGGCAGCTGCGCGCCGTGCCGGGCCACACGCCCCGAGAAGCCTTCTCATCGATGGCTCACCCCGACCGTGTCCCCATGGTTATCAGTCCCCGAGGTGCCGCCTGA